In Acidobacteriota bacterium, a single window of DNA contains:
- a CDS encoding class I tRNA ligase family protein, with translation MLIRKIDPETFVHAYNVDLQMLYPWDGVVEPPFGAAWATLAPGESTKPHAHQECETFFVFQGRGEMAIGNERQEIGPGDVTFHRPFDNHVLTNLSKDENLVFLTVYWEDRGQWEAGGEKPASESGEAATEAAPQQRVMVTAAPPTPNGDLHLGHLAGPYLSGDFHTRYLRLTGVDAYFACGTDDNCIYVKTQGEGMGLSPGEAADHFSDLITETLEAAGIDLAVFPRPNASGYHRSLVQDFLRRLYDAGALEEREADAPYCETCESYLFESHIAGDCPHCGIRMVGNTCEPCGRVNDCIDLVNPQCTVCDAVPSRRPYRRLIFPLSQHREMLQEYYRQVEMTSRLRAFVEGVLADGLPDVAVTHPADWGIEVPLEGYEDQRIYVWLEMAPRYFAYARHLEDVRGAEGLEAGDAAGWERWWKAPEASVVQFFGFDNSFYYGMFLPALFHAFDPDLNLPRGLITNEFYRLDGLKFSTTRDHRILGRDLLSQAPQDAVRFFLAHTCPELEETNFTREHFHAVASSELRDGWLAWLQDLGERLAGDQEGPNQESKVPATGDWTGEHRRFLQRLQGLVEAAGEGYSVPGFSPQRVTRVLTEVVREARRFAAGQDHWRGVPTRTEELRTGLALELLAAKVLGLLAAPIMPDFAEHLWRALGYDAGPGDGAWNDALEWVPAGQTVTLAASQGRTLIPGLDDLAG, from the coding sequence GTGCTGATCCGCAAGATCGATCCCGAGACCTTCGTTCACGCCTACAACGTCGACCTCCAGATGCTCTATCCGTGGGACGGCGTGGTCGAGCCGCCCTTCGGTGCGGCGTGGGCGACGCTGGCTCCCGGCGAGTCCACCAAGCCCCACGCCCATCAGGAGTGCGAGACCTTCTTCGTCTTCCAGGGACGGGGCGAGATGGCCATCGGCAACGAGCGGCAGGAGATCGGCCCCGGCGACGTCACCTTCCACCGGCCCTTCGACAATCACGTCCTGACCAACCTTTCGAAGGACGAGAATCTCGTCTTCCTCACCGTCTATTGGGAGGATCGGGGGCAGTGGGAGGCCGGTGGCGAGAAGCCGGCCTCCGAGTCCGGAGAGGCGGCGACGGAAGCCGCGCCCCAGCAGCGAGTGATGGTCACTGCAGCGCCGCCCACCCCCAACGGCGACCTGCACCTGGGGCACCTGGCCGGCCCCTACCTGAGCGGCGACTTCCACACCCGTTACCTGCGCCTCACCGGAGTCGACGCCTACTTCGCCTGCGGCACCGACGACAATTGCATCTACGTCAAGACCCAGGGCGAGGGCATGGGGTTGAGTCCGGGAGAAGCGGCGGATCACTTCAGCGACCTGATCACCGAAACCCTCGAAGCCGCCGGCATCGATCTGGCGGTCTTCCCGCGTCCCAACGCCTCCGGCTACCACCGCAGCCTGGTGCAGGACTTCCTCCGCCGTCTCTACGACGCCGGCGCCCTGGAGGAGCGGGAGGCCGATGCTCCCTACTGCGAGACCTGCGAGAGCTACCTCTTCGAGTCCCACATCGCCGGCGACTGCCCGCATTGCGGCATCCGCATGGTGGGCAATACCTGTGAGCCCTGCGGGCGGGTCAACGATTGCATCGACCTGGTGAACCCCCAATGCACCGTCTGCGACGCTGTCCCCTCCCGGCGGCCCTACCGACGGTTGATCTTTCCCCTCAGCCAGCATCGGGAGATGCTGCAGGAGTACTACCGCCAGGTAGAGATGACCTCGCGGCTGCGGGCCTTCGTGGAAGGGGTGTTGGCGGACGGGCTGCCGGATGTCGCGGTGACCCATCCGGCGGATTGGGGCATCGAGGTGCCGTTGGAGGGCTACGAGGATCAGCGCATCTACGTTTGGCTGGAGATGGCTCCCCGCTACTTCGCCTACGCCCGGCATCTGGAGGACGTGCGCGGCGCCGAAGGGCTGGAGGCGGGGGACGCCGCCGGCTGGGAGCGTTGGTGGAAGGCGCCGGAGGCGTCGGTGGTGCAATTCTTCGGTTTCGACAACAGCTTCTACTACGGCATGTTTCTGCCCGCTCTCTTCCATGCCTTCGATCCCGACCTGAACCTGCCCCGGGGGCTGATCACCAACGAGTTCTACCGTCTCGACGGGCTCAAATTCTCCACCACCCGCGATCACCGCATTCTGGGCCGGGACCTGCTGAGCCAGGCGCCGCAGGACGCGGTGCGCTTCTTCCTCGCCCACACCTGTCCTGAGCTGGAGGAGACCAACTTCACCCGCGAGCACTTTCACGCCGTCGCTAGCAGCGAGCTGCGGGACGGTTGGTTGGCGTGGCTCCAGGATCTGGGAGAGCGCTTAGCGGGGGATCAGGAAGGCCCGAATCAGGAGAGCAAAGTCCCTGCCACCGGCGACTGGACCGGCGAGCACCGGCGGTTCCTTCAGCGCCTCCAGGGGCTGGTGGAGGCTGCCGGGGAAGGCTATTCGGTGCCCGGGTTCTCGCCCCAGCGGGTCACCCGGGTGCTCACCGAGGTGGTGCGCGAGGCGCGCCGCTTCGCCGCCGGTCAGGACCACTGGCGCGGCGTTCCCACCCGCACCGAAGAGCTGCGCACTGGCCTGGCGCTGGAGTTGCTGGCGGCGAAGGTGCTGGGCCTGCTGGCGGCCCCGATCATGCCCGACTTCGCCGAGCACCTCTGGCGGGCTCTGGGCTACGACGCCGGCCCCGGTGACGGCGCCTGGAACGACGCGCTGGAGTGGGTGCCGGCAGGACAGACGGTAACCCTGGCGGCGAGTCAGGGCCGGACGCTGATCCCCGGCCTCGACGATCTGGCGGGCTGA
- a CDS encoding SidA/IucD/PvdA family monooxygenase: MGVGFGPANMALGALLEEAEEAEGLRYEFLEAREAPCWHPGMLLQGSMLQVTVLKDLVTIRDPRSRFTFLNYLKDQDRLFEFLNLRDLFPCRAEFNHYLTWVADQLSHRVRFGREVMGINPVPGRDGGCELLEVRSRRRGAAADEPEERLLARNVVVATGGTPWAPDGIEVSNEGPVIHSHQFLSRIHDQYPDRDAPYRFVVVGGGQSGAELFLYLMEHFPNARVTAALRRFAYKPVDESDFTNTIFFPEMVDFVYDLPPERRKEVIDSFRDVNYAVVDHPLIRRIYRAIYDEKVVGKERAKIHPFLGLQAIRQHGDGVVAEFEELLKGGSVEMEADGLILATGYRWSTRHRLLEGLAPHLQQEADGEYVVERDYSIAPRDGFEPRVYLQGYCERTHGIGETVLSLLPMRAEDIWKSILRRRVEGRGEPALAGAPA, translated from the coding sequence GTGGGCGTCGGTTTTGGACCGGCGAATATGGCCCTGGGGGCATTGCTGGAGGAGGCGGAAGAGGCCGAGGGGCTGCGCTACGAGTTTCTCGAGGCCCGCGAGGCTCCCTGCTGGCATCCGGGCATGCTGCTTCAGGGCTCGATGTTGCAGGTCACCGTCCTCAAGGACCTGGTGACCATTCGGGATCCCCGCAGCCGGTTCACCTTCCTCAACTATCTCAAAGATCAAGATCGGCTCTTCGAGTTCCTCAATCTGCGGGACCTCTTCCCCTGCCGGGCCGAGTTCAACCATTACCTGACCTGGGTCGCGGACCAGCTGAGTCATCGGGTGCGCTTCGGGCGCGAGGTGATGGGCATCAATCCGGTGCCCGGGCGAGACGGTGGCTGCGAGCTGCTGGAAGTGCGGTCGCGCCGCCGCGGCGCCGCCGCGGACGAGCCAGAGGAACGGCTGCTGGCCCGCAACGTGGTGGTCGCCACCGGTGGTACGCCGTGGGCTCCCGACGGCATCGAGGTGAGCAACGAAGGCCCGGTGATCCACTCGCACCAATTCCTCAGCCGCATCCACGATCAATACCCGGACCGCGATGCGCCCTACCGCTTCGTGGTGGTGGGCGGCGGTCAGAGCGGTGCCGAGCTCTTCCTCTACCTGATGGAGCATTTCCCCAACGCCCGGGTCACGGCGGCGCTGCGCCGCTTCGCCTACAAGCCGGTGGACGAGAGCGACTTCACCAACACCATCTTCTTCCCGGAGATGGTGGATTTCGTCTACGACCTGCCGCCGGAGCGCCGGAAGGAAGTGATCGACAGCTTCCGGGATGTCAACTACGCGGTGGTGGACCATCCGTTGATCCGGCGCATCTACCGAGCCATCTACGACGAGAAGGTGGTGGGGAAGGAGCGGGCGAAGATCCATCCCTTCTTGGGATTGCAGGCGATCCGTCAGCACGGGGACGGAGTGGTGGCGGAGTTCGAGGAGCTGCTGAAAGGTGGTTCGGTGGAGATGGAGGCAGACGGCTTGATCCTCGCCACCGGCTACCGCTGGAGCACTCGCCACCGGCTGTTGGAGGGACTGGCTCCCCACCTGCAGCAGGAAGCCGACGGCGAGTACGTGGTGGAGCGGGATTACAGCATCGCGCCCCGGGACGGTTTCGAGCCGCGGGTCTACCTCCAGGGCTACTGCGAGCGCACCCACGGCATCGGCGAGACGGTGCTTTCGCTGCTCCCCATGCGCGCCGAGGACATTTGGAAGTCGATCCTGCGCCGCCGGGTGGAAGGCCGCGGCGAGCCCGCCCTGGCCGGCGCCCCGGCCTGA
- a CDS encoding mechanosensitive ion channel, with amino-acid sequence MQSFQTSFAFLQILPENAAKELPDWGNVPEAAGEWIAGFGIEAETAEVLGRLTVLAGILVVAVLAFFLARALMRRGLMSLVRRTRTSWDDALAEKRVFDHLAQLSPALVFYFGALVLFPQQGTLFGLMQRLALGYMVVVGGLAINAFLSAVVVIYETSFQGARERPILSYVQVAKIVLWVLVGVLLVAALMERSPWALLGGLGALTAVLLLVFKDAILGLVASIQLSGNDMVRVGDWISMPEFDADGDVMEISLTTVKVRNWDKTISTIPTYELISSTMKNWRGMTESGGRRIKRSLLIDLTSIRFLDSELLEKLRRIQILRPYLDERLAQVESWNQEHDIEESGSPVNGRRLTNIGTFRAYIEAYLRGIPELHDDMTFLVRQLAPTEKGLPMEVYVFSREQRWAYYEALQGDIFDHLLASAAEFDLRLVQIPTGNDLRALAREVSLRGELPHLESPDEASEAPSGS; translated from the coding sequence ATGCAGAGTTTCCAGACATCCTTCGCCTTCCTTCAGATCCTCCCCGAGAACGCCGCCAAGGAACTGCCGGATTGGGGCAACGTTCCCGAAGCCGCCGGCGAATGGATCGCCGGTTTCGGGATCGAAGCCGAGACCGCCGAGGTGCTCGGGCGGTTGACCGTGCTCGCGGGGATCCTGGTGGTGGCGGTCCTCGCCTTCTTCCTCGCCCGGGCTTTGATGCGCCGCGGTCTCATGAGCCTGGTGCGCCGCACCCGCACGAGCTGGGACGACGCGCTGGCGGAGAAGCGGGTCTTCGATCATCTGGCCCAGCTGTCGCCGGCACTGGTCTTCTACTTCGGTGCGCTGGTGCTCTTCCCGCAGCAGGGGACGCTCTTCGGATTGATGCAGCGCCTGGCCTTGGGCTACATGGTGGTGGTGGGCGGGCTGGCCATCAACGCCTTCCTGTCGGCGGTGGTGGTGATCTACGAGACCAGCTTCCAGGGCGCCCGGGAGCGGCCCATTCTGAGCTACGTGCAGGTGGCGAAGATCGTGCTCTGGGTGCTGGTGGGAGTGTTGCTGGTGGCGGCCTTGATGGAACGCTCCCCCTGGGCTCTGCTGGGCGGCCTGGGCGCGCTGACGGCGGTGCTCCTCTTGGTCTTCAAGGACGCCATCCTGGGGCTGGTGGCGAGCATCCAGCTTTCCGGCAACGACATGGTGCGGGTGGGGGATTGGATCTCCATGCCCGAATTCGACGCCGACGGCGACGTCATGGAGATCTCCCTGACCACCGTCAAGGTGCGCAATTGGGACAAGACCATCTCCACCATCCCCACCTACGAGCTGATCTCCAGCACGATGAAGAATTGGCGCGGCATGACCGAATCCGGCGGCCGGCGCATCAAGCGTTCGTTGTTGATCGATTTGACCAGCATTCGCTTCCTCGACTCGGAGCTGCTGGAGAAGCTGCGCCGGATCCAGATTCTGCGGCCCTACCTGGACGAACGGCTGGCGCAGGTGGAGAGCTGGAACCAGGAGCACGACATCGAGGAGTCCGGCAGCCCGGTCAACGGCCGCCGCCTGACCAATATCGGCACCTTCCGGGCCTACATCGAGGCGTATCTGCGGGGGATTCCCGAGCTCCACGACGACATGACCTTCTTGGTCCGTCAGCTGGCGCCGACGGAGAAGGGCCTGCCGATGGAGGTCTACGTCTTCAGCCGGGAGCAGCGGTGGGCCTATTACGAAGCCCTACAGGGAGACATCTTCGACCACCTGCTGGCCTCGGCGGCGGAGTTCGACCTGCGGCTGGTGCAGATTCCCACCGGCAACGACCTGCGGGCGCTGGCTCGGGAAGTGAGCCTGCGAGGTGAGCTGCCCCATCTGGAATCCCCCGACGAGGCTTCGGAAGCTCCGTCAGGCTCGTAG
- a CDS encoding MBL fold metallo-hydrolase gives MLQISSRTSRALLPALVAVLLLAPAALAQPNLEGVEIETVSIAPGIAMLVGAGGNIGVSTGEDGVFLIDDQYAPLTDKIRAAVAKIDEDPIRFLLNTHWHGDHTGGNENLGKTGTLIVAHEGVRTRMAAGQIIEAFNMEVPPAPEVALPVITFTDAVTFHLNGQEIHAFHVPPAHTDGDAVVHFRGANVIHTGDLFFNGLYPFIDVSSGGSVDGMIAAAGQILEIADEDTKIIPGHGPLGTRADLESFRSMLEGIRAKVAPLVAEGKSLEEVQAAKPTADFDEQWGGGFLNPDNFTAIVYSSLSQ, from the coding sequence ATGCTGCAAATCTCGTCGCGGACTTCCCGTGCCCTACTCCCAGCCCTCGTCGCCGTGCTACTCCTCGCTCCCGCCGCCCTGGCGCAGCCGAATCTCGAAGGGGTGGAGATCGAAACCGTCTCCATCGCCCCGGGCATCGCCATGCTGGTCGGTGCCGGTGGCAATATCGGCGTCTCCACCGGCGAGGACGGCGTCTTCCTCATCGACGATCAATACGCCCCTCTCACCGACAAGATCCGCGCCGCTGTGGCCAAGATCGACGAAGACCCCATCCGCTTCCTGCTCAACACCCATTGGCACGGTGACCACACCGGCGGCAACGAGAATCTGGGCAAGACCGGCACCCTCATCGTCGCCCACGAGGGCGTGCGCACTCGCATGGCGGCAGGTCAGATCATCGAAGCCTTCAACATGGAGGTGCCCCCGGCCCCGGAGGTGGCGCTGCCGGTGATCACCTTCACCGACGCCGTCACCTTCCACCTCAACGGCCAGGAGATCCACGCCTTCCACGTACCGCCGGCGCACACCGACGGTGACGCCGTGGTGCACTTCCGCGGCGCCAATGTGATCCACACCGGCGACCTCTTCTTCAACGGCCTCTACCCCTTCATCGACGTCTCCTCCGGCGGCTCCGTCGACGGCATGATCGCCGCCGCCGGCCAAATCCTCGAGATCGCCGACGAGGACACCAAGATCATCCCCGGCCACGGGCCGCTGGGTACCCGCGCCGACCTCGAGAGCTTCCGCTCCATGCTCGAAGGGATCCGCGCCAAGGTCGCGCCCCTGGTGGCGGAGGGCAAGAGTCTGGAAGAGGTGCAGGCCGCCAAGCCCACCGCCGATTTCGACGAGCAATGGGGCGGTGGCTTCCTCAACCCGGACAATTTCACCGCCATCGTCTACTCGAGCCTGAGCCAGTAG
- the ffh gene encoding signal recognition particle protein, with the protein MFDGLQSKLTDVFHNLRGEGRVTEETLNAALRQIRLALLEADVHIRVVRPFIDRVRERSLGADVLGSLTAAQQVVKIVRDELTGLLGEESQELVPSKQPTVVLMCGLQGSGKTTTSGKLALRLKGQNRHPLLVAGDLQRAAAVEQLIQVGSQVDVPVVAPEDGEKVQALAKRALKVAKDRGHDLLIFDTAGRLHVDDELMRELEGLVKILDPQELFFVADSMTGQDAVRSAESFQQSLDLTGVILTKMDGDSRGGAALSIRTVTRLPIRFVGVGEKLEELELFHPQRLAGRMIGMGDVMSLIEKAERGIDKDEAERLAQKLVRQEFTLEDLRDQLRAMRRMGPLKDMLKLLPKAGMFKGLDASQVDDGQFRRIEAIINSMTPDERRRPQIINPSRKKRVARGSGTSVVEINRLLKQYKMMRKMMKGSKGKMMRKMLGGGMGGDLDKMMGGLGKGLGKGMGKALGKKKGKGLPDDLFGPGGPLGGGGGNNPFG; encoded by the coding sequence ATGTTCGACGGATTGCAGAGCAAGCTTACCGACGTTTTCCACAATCTGCGTGGCGAAGGCCGGGTGACCGAGGAGACGCTCAACGCGGCGCTGCGGCAGATCCGTCTCGCCCTGTTGGAGGCGGATGTCCACATTCGGGTGGTGCGGCCGTTCATCGACCGGGTGCGGGAGCGCTCCCTCGGCGCCGATGTCCTGGGGAGCCTGACCGCAGCGCAGCAGGTGGTCAAGATCGTGCGCGACGAGCTCACCGGGCTGCTCGGCGAGGAGAGCCAGGAGCTGGTGCCCTCGAAGCAGCCGACGGTGGTCTTGATGTGCGGTCTGCAAGGTTCCGGTAAGACCACCACCAGCGGCAAGCTGGCGCTGCGGCTGAAGGGCCAGAACCGCCACCCGCTCTTGGTGGCCGGAGACTTGCAGCGTGCCGCCGCGGTGGAGCAGCTGATTCAAGTGGGCTCCCAGGTCGACGTGCCGGTGGTGGCGCCGGAGGATGGGGAGAAGGTCCAGGCGCTGGCCAAGCGCGCCCTCAAGGTGGCCAAGGATCGAGGTCACGACCTGCTGATCTTCGACACCGCCGGCCGCCTGCACGTCGACGACGAGCTGATGAGGGAGCTCGAGGGGTTGGTGAAGATCCTCGACCCGCAGGAGCTCTTCTTCGTCGCCGACTCCATGACCGGTCAGGACGCCGTGCGCAGTGCCGAGAGCTTCCAGCAGAGCCTCGACCTCACCGGCGTCATCCTTACCAAGATGGACGGCGACTCCCGCGGCGGCGCGGCGCTGTCCATCCGCACCGTCACCCGTCTGCCCATCCGCTTCGTCGGCGTCGGCGAGAAGCTGGAGGAGCTCGAGCTCTTCCACCCGCAGCGCTTGGCCGGCCGCATGATCGGCATGGGCGACGTCATGAGCCTGATCGAGAAGGCCGAGCGGGGCATCGACAAGGACGAGGCGGAGCGCCTGGCGCAAAAATTGGTGCGGCAGGAGTTCACCCTCGAAGATCTCCGCGACCAGCTCCGCGCCATGCGCCGCATGGGGCCGCTCAAAGACATGCTCAAGCTGCTGCCCAAGGCCGGCATGTTCAAGGGGCTGGACGCCAGCCAGGTGGACGACGGCCAGTTCCGCCGCATCGAGGCGATCATCAACTCCATGACCCCGGACGAGCGCCGGCGGCCGCAGATCATCAACCCCAGCCGCAAGAAGCGCGTCGCCCGGGGCTCCGGCACCTCGGTGGTGGAGATCAACCGCCTGCTCAAGCAATACAAGATGATGCGCAAGATGATGAAGGGCTCGAAGGGCAAGATGATGCGCAAGATGCTCGGCGGCGGTATGGGCGGCGATCTGGACAAGATGATGGGCGGACTGGGGAAGGGTCTGGGGAAAGGCATGGGCAAGGCCCTGGGGAAGAAAAAGGGCAAGGGCCTGCCGGACGACCTCTTCGGCCCCGGCGGTCCCCTCGGCGGCGGCGGCGGCAACAATCCCTTCGGCTGA
- a CDS encoding zinc ribbon domain-containing protein: MSICPRCGAENSAEANFCSLCSAPLEGAPAGSAPPPADGESGSRLIPTANPPALVSYYLGLFSIFPFLGLFLAIPAVILGWKGLDRVKKNPQVHGKAHATIGLGCGGLSLLVWGGALLIVIISALQGG; encoded by the coding sequence ATGAGCATCTGCCCCCGCTGCGGCGCGGAGAATTCCGCGGAAGCCAATTTCTGTTCCCTGTGCAGCGCACCGCTGGAGGGTGCACCTGCCGGCAGCGCTCCTCCACCGGCGGACGGCGAGAGCGGGAGTCGGTTGATCCCTACGGCCAATCCTCCAGCTCTCGTCTCTTACTATCTAGGACTCTTTTCCATCTTTCCGTTCCTCGGCTTGTTCCTCGCCATCCCGGCGGTGATCCTCGGCTGGAAGGGATTGGATCGGGTCAAGAAAAACCCCCAGGTGCACGGCAAGGCCCACGCCACCATCGGGCTCGGCTGCGGGGGACTGTCGCTGCTGGTCTGGGGTGGCGCGTTGCTGATCGTGATCATCAGCGCCTTGCAGGGTGGATGA
- the pepT gene encoding peptidase T: protein MPEPKDPISPKYPTSVVERFMNYVTVNTQSRENAGRFPSTPGQLELLTQLKGELEILGLEDVSMDEHGYVMATIPATTDKRHVPTVGFVAHVDTSPESSGEDVKPILHRDYQGQDLVLPDDPSVVLRKADDPALEKEIGRSLITASGKTLLGADDKAGVAEIVGAAEYLIAHPEIPHGEIRVAFTPDEEIGRGADFFDVGRFAAHCAYTLDGGAAGRLEFESFSADSLSLTFRGFNTHPGYAKGSMVNSIKVAADFIHRLPKDQLSPETTEGHEGYVHPNVVEASVDRTVVRLLIRDFDTAKLAEKERWLQELAEETVQDWPGAAVDAEVQESYRNMREVLDQNPQVVELAREALRRTGLEPQSPPIRGGTDGSRLSFMGLPTPNIFAGQHGIHSRLEWASVWEMHKAVEVIIELAKLWEEQAEG from the coding sequence ATGCCCGAGCCCAAAGACCCCATCAGCCCAAAGTACCCGACCAGTGTCGTCGAGCGCTTCATGAACTATGTCACCGTCAACACCCAGAGCCGGGAGAACGCCGGGCGCTTCCCCAGCACACCGGGGCAGCTGGAGCTGCTCACCCAGCTCAAAGGGGAGCTCGAGATCCTCGGCCTGGAGGACGTCTCCATGGACGAGCACGGCTACGTCATGGCCACCATCCCCGCCACCACCGACAAGCGCCACGTGCCCACCGTCGGCTTTGTCGCCCACGTCGACACCTCCCCGGAATCCAGCGGCGAGGACGTCAAACCGATTCTGCATCGGGACTACCAGGGACAGGACCTGGTGCTGCCGGACGACCCTTCGGTGGTGCTGCGCAAGGCCGACGACCCGGCGCTGGAGAAGGAAATCGGCCGCAGCCTCATCACCGCCTCCGGCAAGACCCTGCTGGGGGCCGATGACAAGGCCGGGGTGGCGGAAATCGTCGGGGCTGCGGAATATCTCATCGCTCATCCCGAGATCCCCCACGGCGAGATCCGCGTCGCCTTCACCCCCGACGAAGAGATCGGCCGCGGTGCCGACTTCTTCGACGTCGGGCGCTTCGCCGCCCATTGCGCCTACACCCTCGACGGCGGAGCCGCCGGCAGGCTGGAGTTCGAGTCCTTCTCCGCCGACTCCCTGAGCCTGACCTTCCGCGGCTTCAACACCCACCCCGGCTACGCCAAGGGGTCCATGGTCAACTCCATCAAGGTCGCCGCTGATTTCATCCACCGGCTGCCCAAGGACCAGCTCTCGCCAGAGACCACCGAAGGCCACGAAGGCTACGTCCACCCCAACGTCGTCGAGGCGTCGGTGGACCGCACCGTGGTACGCCTGTTGATTCGCGACTTCGACACCGCCAAGCTGGCGGAGAAAGAGCGCTGGCTCCAGGAGCTGGCGGAGGAGACGGTGCAGGATTGGCCCGGCGCCGCGGTGGATGCGGAGGTGCAGGAGAGCTACCGCAACATGCGCGAGGTCCTCGACCAGAACCCCCAGGTGGTAGAGCTCGCCCGGGAAGCCCTGCGCCGCACCGGCCTCGAGCCGCAGTCACCGCCCATCCGCGGCGGCACCGACGGCTCGCGGCTGAGCTTCATGGGCCTCCCCACCCCCAACATCTTCGCCGGCCAGCACGGCATCCACTCGCGTCTCGAATGGGCCTCGGTGTGGGAAATGCACAAAGCGGTGGAGGTGATCATCGAGCTCGCCAAGCTTTGGGAGGAGCAGGCCGAAGGCTGA